From the Candidatus Zixiibacteriota bacterium genome, one window contains:
- a CDS encoding competence/damage-inducible protein A, with protein sequence MITEIITIGDELITGHTVDTNAALIARHLTDIGFSVKYRTSIGDSLDSMEEAFRLALNRARLVITTGGLGPTQDDITRKAIVRLFKRNLIFHQEILDDIRARFARRGLEMPAINQNQALLPQGASLFANKYGSAVGICIAEEGRIFIALPGVPSEAEQILIDEVVPYLKGLQVNRATKTIKLRTTGIFESKLAERIGHDLKLDSGVRLAYLPSFGGVDLRVLAASDDRQDATDKAHRLVRHLEESCGRYIYGRDDDTLEGVIGQLLIDNDKTLSVAESCTGGQLGQLITSVSGSSGYFLGGVIAYANQVKQEQLGVDEDILEKHGAVSEPCAVAMAVGCRKLLGSDYALSVTGVSGPAGGSEEKPVGTTFIGLASAHTSFARKFNFGTKRDTGRSRATYAALELLRREILDIK encoded by the coding sequence ACATCGATCGGAGACTCGCTTGACTCCATGGAGGAGGCCTTTCGGCTGGCTCTTAACCGGGCTCGCCTGGTGATCACGACCGGCGGGCTGGGTCCCACCCAAGATGACATCACGCGCAAAGCTATCGTGAGACTGTTCAAACGCAACCTGATCTTCCATCAGGAAATCCTTGACGACATTCGCGCCCGTTTTGCCCGGCGCGGACTTGAAATGCCGGCTATTAACCAAAACCAGGCGTTACTGCCCCAGGGGGCATCGCTGTTCGCCAACAAATATGGTTCGGCCGTCGGCATCTGTATCGCCGAGGAGGGACGCATCTTTATCGCGCTGCCCGGCGTACCCTCGGAAGCCGAACAGATCCTCATTGATGAAGTGGTGCCCTATCTGAAGGGTCTCCAGGTCAACAGGGCCACCAAGACGATCAAACTGCGCACCACCGGCATCTTTGAGTCGAAACTGGCGGAACGAATCGGACATGATCTCAAGCTGGATAGCGGCGTGCGGCTGGCCTATCTGCCGTCATTTGGCGGGGTCGACCTGCGAGTTCTGGCCGCATCTGATGATCGGCAGGATGCCACCGACAAGGCCCATCGACTCGTGCGCCATCTCGAAGAGTCGTGCGGACGATACATCTATGGACGCGACGATGACACGCTTGAAGGTGTCATCGGGCAGTTGTTGATCGATAACGATAAAACGTTGTCTGTCGCCGAGTCTTGCACCGGTGGCCAGTTGGGTCAGTTAATAACATCTGTCAGCGGATCATCCGGTTACTTTCTTGGAGGTGTCATCGCCTACGCCAACCAGGTAAAGCAAGAACAGTTGGGCGTGGATGAAGACATCCTGGAGAAACATGGCGCGGTGTCCGAGCCATGTGCCGTGGCCATGGCTGTCGGGTGTCGCAAATTGCTTGGGAGCGATTACGCTCTCTCCGTTACCGGTGTGTCCGGACCGGCCGGTGGCAGCGAAGAAAAGCCGGTCGGCACCACGTTTATCGGGCTGGCCTCGGCTCATACTTCGTTTGCCCGCAAATTCAACTTCGGAACAAAGCGGGATACCGGACGCTCACGGGCAACCTATGCCGCGCTGGAATTGCTCAGGCGCGAGATTCTCGATATCAAATGA
- the thpR gene encoding RNA 2',3'-cyclic phosphodiesterase gives MMRLFIALPLGEDARRYLGSIIDDLKPYADAVKWVAPENVHLTLRFLGDTEEQRLPKIQELLDKVVSGQGIFETSTGRLGAFPNLRRPRVLWVGLDRNVEMLEKLARQVELGVRKLRFEKESKGFKPHLTLGRIRKPQGLDQLVERMESYTLEPLPLTLDRIVLFKSTLTPKGPIYERLHQAMLGQERFGG, from the coding sequence ATGATGCGATTGTTTATAGCCTTGCCGCTGGGGGAGGATGCCCGGAGGTATCTTGGCTCGATCATTGATGATCTTAAGCCTTATGCCGATGCCGTCAAGTGGGTGGCGCCCGAGAATGTTCATCTGACGCTCAGATTCCTGGGTGACACCGAGGAACAACGCCTGCCTAAGATTCAGGAACTTCTCGACAAGGTTGTTTCAGGACAGGGTATATTTGAGACCTCTACAGGTCGCCTTGGCGCCTTTCCAAATCTGAGGCGGCCGCGGGTGCTGTGGGTCGGGCTTGACAGAAACGTCGAGATGCTTGAGAAGCTGGCTCGTCAGGTTGAACTGGGTGTGCGCAAGTTGCGCTTTGAAAAAGAGTCAAAAGGTTTCAAGCCGCATCTGACGCTTGGACGAATTCGCAAGCCGCAGGGGTTGGATCAACTGGTCGAACGGATGGAGTCATACACTTTGGAGCCGTTGCCGCTCACGCTGGATCGCATTGTATTGTTCAAATCGACGCTAACACCAAAAGGACCGATCT